One part of the Pelecanus crispus isolate bPelCri1 unplaced genomic scaffold, bPelCri1.pri SCAFFOLD_321, whole genome shotgun sequence genome encodes these proteins:
- the LOC142596995 gene encoding LOW QUALITY PROTEIN: sodium/potassium-transporting ATPase subunit alpha-2-like (The sequence of the model RefSeq protein was modified relative to this genomic sequence to represent the inferred CDS: inserted 1 base in 1 codon; deleted 3 bases in 3 codons), translating into MMPVATVTPTLAVTSMPMAGREYSPAATTSENGGGKRKQKEKELDELKKEVNLDDHKLSLDELGRKYQVDLSRGLTNARAAEILVQHGPNALTPPPTTPEWVKFCRQLFGGFSILLWIGAILCFLAYGIQAAMEDEPSNDNLYLGVVLAAVVIVTGCFSYYQEAKSSKIMDSFKNMVPQQALVIREGEKIQINAENVVVGDLVEVKGGDRVPADMRIISSHGCKVDNSSLTGESEPQTRSPEFTHENPLETRNICFFSTNCVEGTARGIVISTGDRTVMGRIASLASGLEVGRTPIAMEIEHFIRLITGVAVFLGLSFFILSLILGYTWLEAVIFLIGIIVANVPEGLLATVTVCLTLTAKRMARKNCLVKNLEAVETLGSTSTICSDKTGTLTQNRMTVAHMWFDNQIHEADTTEDQSGATFDKRSPTWAALARIAGLCNRAVFKPGQENISISKRDTAGDASESALLKCIQLSCGSVKKMRDKNPKVTEIPFNSTNKYQLSIHEREEDPQGYLLVMKGAPERILDRCSRILLQGQEVPLDQEMREAFQNAYLELGGLGERVLGFCHLYLPPDKFPRGFRFDADDVNFPTDNLCFVGLMSMIDPPRAAVPDAVGKCRSAGIKVIMVTGDHPITAKAIAKGVGIISEGNETVEDIAARLNIPVSQVNPREAKACVVHGSDLKDMSPEQLDEMLKNHTEIVFARTSPQQKLIIVEGCQRQGAIVAVTGDGVNDSPALKKADIGIAMGIAGSDVSKQAADMILLDDNFASIVTGVEEGRLIFDNLKKSIAYTLTSNIPEITPFLLFIIANIPLPLGTVTILCIDLGTDMVPAISLAYEAAESDIMRSGSRATPRTDKLVNERLISMAYGQIGMIQALGGFFTYFVILAENGFLPGTLVGIRLAWDDRSTNDLEDSYGQEWTYEQRKVVEFTCHTAFFASIVVVQWADLIICKTRRNSVFQQGMKNKILIFGXLEETALAAFLSYCPGMGVALRMYPLKVTWWFCAFPYSLLIFAYDEVRKLILRRYPG; encoded by the exons ATGATGCCTGTGGCCACGGTGACCCCCACGCTGGCGGTGACATCCATGCCCATG GCCGGCCGGGAGTACTCGCCCGCTGCCACCACCTCCGAGAATGGCGGCGGcaagaggaagcagaaggagaaggagctggatGAGCTGAAGAAGGAGGTCAACTTG GATGACCACAAGCTGTCCCTGGATGAGCTGGGCAGGAAGTACCAGGTGGACCTGTCCCGG GGCCTGACCAACGCG CGGGCGGCCGAGATCCTGGTGCAGCACGGCCCCAACGCCCTGacgcccccccccaccacccccgaGTGGGTCAAGTTCTGCCGCCAGCTTTTCGGGGGCTTCTCCATCCTGCTCTGGATTGGCGCCATCCTCTGCTTCCTGGCCTACGGCATCCAGGCCGCCATGGAGGACGAGCCCTCCAACGACAAC CTGTACCTGGGGGTGGTGCTGGCCGCCGTCGTCATCGTCACCGGCTGCTTCTCCTACTACCAAGAGGCCAAGAGCTCCAAGATCATGGACTCCTTCAAGAACATGGTGCCCCAG caagcgctgGTGATCCGCGAGGGCGAGAAGATCCAGATCAACGCGGAGAACGTGGTGGTGGGCGACCTGGTGGAGGTGAAGGGCGGGGACCGGGTGCCCGCCGACATGCGCATCATCTCCTCCCACGGCTGCAAG GTGGACAACTCCTCGCTGACGGGGGAGTCGGAGCCGCAGACGCGCTCGCCCGAGTTCACCCACGAGAACCCGCTGGAGACCCGCAACATCTGCTTCTTCTCCACCAACTGCGTGGAAG GCACCGCCCGCGGCATCGTCATCTCCACGGGGGACCGGACGGTGATGGGGCGCATCGCCTCGCTGGCCTCGGGGCTGGAGGTGGGGCGCACGCCCATCGCCATGGAGATCGAGCACTTCATCCGCCTCATCACCGGCGTCGCCGTCTTCCTCGGCCTCTCCTTCTTCATCCTCTCCCTCATCCTGGGCTACACCTGGCTGGAGGCCGTCATCTTCCTCATCGGCATCATCGTGGCCAACGTCCCCGAGGGGCTGCTGGCCACCGTCACC gtGTGCCTGACGCTGACGGCCAAGCGCATGGCGCGCAAGAACTGCCTGGTGAAGAACCTGGAGGCGGTGGAGACGCTGGGCTCCACCTCCACCATCTGCTCCGACAAGACCGGGACCCTCACCCAGAACCGCATGACCGTGGCCCACATGTGGTTCGACAACCAGATCCACGAGGCCGACACCACCGAGGACCAGTcgg GTGCCACCTTCGACAAGCGCTCGCCCACCTGGGCGGCCCTGGCGCGCATCGCCGGGCTCTGCAACCGCGCCGTCTTCAAGCCAGGCCAGGAAAACATCTCCATTTCCAAG CGGGACACGGCGGGCGACGCCTCGGAGTCGGCGCTGCTGAAGTGCATCCAGCTCTCCTGCGGCTCCGTCAAGAAGATGCGGGACAAGAACCCCAAAGTCACCGAGATCCCCTTCAACTCCACCAACAAGTACCAG CTCTCCATCCACGAGCGGGAGGAAGACCCCCAGGGGTACCTGCTGGTGATGAAGGGGGCCCCCGAGCGCATCCTGGACCGCTGCTCCCGCAtcctgctgcagggccaggAGGTGCCGCTGGACCAGGAGATGCGGGAGGCTTTCCAGAACGCCTacctggagctggggggccTGGGCGAGCGCGTCCTGG GTTTCTGCCACCTCTACCTGCCCCCGGACAAGTTCCCCCGCGGGTTCAGGTTCGACGCCGACGACGTCAACTTCCCCACCGACAACCTCTGCTTCGTGGGGCTCATGTCCATGATCgaccccccccgcgccgccgtcCCCGACGCCGTCGGCAAATGCCGCAGCGCCGGCATCAAG GTGATCATGGTGACCGGGGACCACCCCATCACGGCCAAGGCCATCGCCAAGGGCGTGGGCATCATCTCGGAGGGCAACGAGACGGTGGAGGACATCGCCGCGCGCCTCAACATCCCCGTCAGCCAGGTCAACCCCCG GGAGGCGAAGGCCTGCGTGGTGCACGGCTCCGACCTGAAGGACATGAGCCCGGAGCAGCTGGACGAGATGCTCAAGAACCACACCGAGATCGTCTTCGCCCGCACGTCCCCCCAGCAGAAGCTCATCATCGTGGAGGGCTGCCAGCGCCAG ggcgCCATCGTGGCGGTGACGGGGGACGGGGTGAACGACTCCCCGGCGCTGAAGAAGGCCGACATCGGCATCGCCATGGGCATCGCCGGCTCCGACGTCTCCAAGCAGGCGGCCGACATGATCCTCCTGGACGACAACTTCGCCTCCATCGTCACCGGCGTGGAGGAAG GCCGCCTGATCTTTGACAACCTGAAGAAATCCATCGCCTACACCCTGACCAGCAACATCCCCGAGAtcacccccttcctcctcttcatcatcgCCAacatccccctgcccctgggcaCCGTCACCATCCTCTGCATCGACCTG GGCACCGACATG GTCCCTGCCATCTCGCTGGCCTACGAGGCGGCCGAGAGCGACATCATGAGAAGCGGCAGCCGCGCAACCCCCCGCACCGACAAGCTGGTGAACGAGCGGCTCATCAGCATGGCCTACGGGCAGATCG GGATGATCCAGGCGCTGGGCGGTTTCTTCACCTACTTCGTGATCCTGGCGGAGAACGGCTTCCTGCCCGGCACGCTGGTGGGCATCCGCCTGGCCTGGGACGACCGCTCCACCAACGACCTGGAGGACTCCTACGGCCAGGAGTGG acctaCGAGCAGCGCAAGGTGGTGGAGTTCACC TGCCACACGGCCTTCTTCGCCAGCATCGTGGTGGTGCAGTGGGCCGACCTCATCATCTGCAAGACGCGCCGCAACTCCGTCTTCCAGCAGGGCATGAa GAACAAGATCCTGATCTTCG TGCTGGAGGAGACGGCGCTGGCAGCCTTCCTCTCCTACTGCCCCGGCATGGGGGTGGCCCTGCGCATGTACCCCCTCAA ggtcACCTGGTGGTTCTGCGCCTTCCCCTACAGCCTCCTCATCTTCGCCTACGACGAGGTGCGCAAGCTCATCCTGCGCCGCTACCCCGGCG